A single genomic interval of Streptomyces sp. NBC_00663 harbors:
- a CDS encoding tetratricopeptide repeat protein produces the protein MWRRKGPNRTGLRRQLRTARVLFDTGDFAAAEVLLRRLLPDCEAELGAHHEETIGLLNLLGSTLYQQRKAAASAQIAREATDRAARAWGPDDPATLDCAHNLGGALAIQGDVSAAVTVLDDTWQRRARRLGAAHESTLTTANTLGATLFAAGLRRDGLTVLRNAFAQCMTLPAGHPVRVDIANNLRIAERNAGG, from the coding sequence ATGTGGCGTCGCAAGGGCCCGAACCGCACCGGCCTGCGCCGGCAACTCCGCACGGCGCGCGTCCTGTTCGACACCGGTGACTTCGCCGCGGCGGAGGTGCTCCTGCGCCGCCTGCTGCCCGACTGCGAGGCGGAGCTGGGAGCGCACCACGAGGAGACCATCGGCCTGCTCAACCTGCTCGGCTCCACCCTCTACCAGCAGCGCAAAGCGGCTGCGTCCGCGCAGATCGCCCGCGAGGCCACCGACCGTGCGGCCCGTGCCTGGGGCCCCGACGACCCCGCGACCCTCGACTGCGCTCACAACCTCGGCGGGGCTCTGGCCATCCAGGGCGACGTCTCCGCGGCCGTCACGGTTCTCGACGACACCTGGCAGCGCCGCGCCCGGCGCCTCGGAGCCGCCCATGAATCCACCCTCACCACCGCCAACACCCTCGGCGCGACGCTCTTCGCCGCAGGCCTGCGCCGCGACGGCCTCACCGTCCTGCGCAACGCCTTTGCCCAGTGCATGACGCTGCCGGCCGGGCATCCGGTGCGTGTGGACATCGCCAACAATCTGCGGATCGCGGAACGGAACGCGGGCGGCTGA
- a CDS encoding glycosyl hydrolase 53 family protein: MPSNNTLGPAPISRRTLLKATTATAGAVAMAAAFAELETPAAAAAAFVKGVDISWVPQMEAQGYSWRNASGQTQDLLAILKGYGITAVRLRTFANPSGSATDGHCGINEVAAFAKRVKAAGMSIMLDYMFGDTWNSVGVQNPPAAWKNMSYSQMLSAISTYVNQTMTVLKNNDVLPTWVQIGNEINSGICRPVGSVSNGAQMTGLLNAAYTQVKAVSPNSTVCIHLAQPQKYDVMTTFFSRFAASGGKWDMSVFSSYGSADLAPGIVANMKKISDAYGKPFLQSEFGGRVDRVSSTQASLVAYIKALKANGGQGLFYWEPACMSPFTGYNMGAWDSSTKRPTAIMNGFTQA, encoded by the coding sequence ATGCCGTCGAACAACACCCTTGGCCCCGCTCCGATCAGCCGCCGGACCCTGCTCAAGGCCACCACCGCCACCGCCGGCGCGGTCGCCATGGCCGCCGCGTTCGCCGAACTCGAGACCCCGGCCGCGGCCGCGGCGGCGTTCGTCAAGGGCGTCGACATCAGCTGGGTGCCGCAGATGGAGGCCCAGGGCTACTCATGGCGGAACGCGAGCGGGCAGACCCAGGACCTGCTGGCCATCCTCAAGGGGTACGGCATCACCGCCGTACGGCTGCGCACCTTCGCCAACCCCTCCGGCAGCGCCACCGACGGGCACTGCGGCATCAACGAGGTCGCCGCCTTCGCCAAGCGGGTCAAGGCCGCCGGAATGTCGATCATGCTCGACTACATGTTCGGCGACACCTGGAACTCCGTCGGCGTGCAGAACCCGCCGGCCGCCTGGAAGAACATGAGCTACAGCCAGATGCTCAGCGCGATCAGCACGTACGTGAACCAGACGATGACGGTCCTGAAGAACAACGACGTGCTGCCCACCTGGGTGCAGATCGGCAACGAGATCAACAGCGGCATCTGTCGCCCGGTCGGCAGCGTCTCCAACGGGGCGCAGATGACCGGTCTGCTCAACGCGGCGTACACCCAGGTCAAGGCGGTGTCACCGAACTCGACGGTGTGCATCCACCTGGCCCAGCCGCAGAAGTACGACGTGATGACGACGTTCTTCAGCCGCTTCGCCGCGAGCGGCGGCAAGTGGGACATGTCGGTGTTCTCCTCCTACGGCAGCGCCGACCTCGCCCCCGGGATCGTGGCGAACATGAAGAAGATCTCCGACGCCTACGGCAAACCGTTCCTTCAGAGCGAGTTCGGCGGCCGGGTGGACCGGGTCTCCTCCACCCAGGCGTCGCTGGTCGCCTACATCAAGGCGCTGAAGGCCAATGGCGGGCAGGGCCTCTTCTACTGGGAGCCGGCGTGCATGTCCCCCTTCACCGGCTACAACATGGGCGCCTGGGACTCCTCCACCAAGCGGCCCACCGCCATCATGAACGGCTTCACCCAGGCATGA
- a CDS encoding rhamnogalacturonan acetylesterase, whose translation MPLRSFGRRTARPGAAGLLTLAALTGAGSAHAGTATAQALPAGCSGTSPITCHYAVSPGTYDVTVSVGGTSAGQTEMWAEARRLMLPATRTNAGATATYSFTVNVRQPEGQPTGQGGTGNPGLDIRFSGTAPQVSAVSVKPASQPLVAYLAGDSTVCDQPAAPYTGWGQMITTAVLPGAAIANYADSGESSGSFLSNSALFPTLLAKVRANDPVFIQFGHNDKQTSASAYRSNLTSMITQVRGKGGVPVLVTPPVRRLFDGNRLTPTALHVNGLGVDLPAQMRAVGAAQGVPVIDLTAQSKTLIESLGPTASAQLYLRSSVDGVTDNTHFSQYGATRIDDLVLQSIRGQHLPLASYLR comes from the coding sequence ATGCCATTACGTTCCTTCGGTAGGCGCACGGCCCGGCCGGGAGCGGCAGGCCTGCTGACCCTCGCGGCACTGACCGGCGCCGGATCGGCGCATGCCGGGACCGCTACCGCGCAGGCTCTGCCGGCCGGGTGCTCCGGCACCTCACCGATCACCTGTCACTACGCGGTCTCACCCGGCACCTACGACGTGACCGTCTCCGTCGGCGGCACCTCGGCGGGGCAGACCGAGATGTGGGCGGAGGCCCGGCGGCTGATGCTCCCGGCGACGAGGACGAACGCCGGAGCCACCGCCACCTACTCGTTCACCGTCAACGTGCGCCAGCCGGAGGGCCAGCCGACCGGCCAGGGCGGCACCGGAAACCCCGGTCTGGACATCCGGTTCTCGGGGACCGCCCCGCAGGTCTCGGCCGTCTCGGTGAAACCGGCGTCCCAGCCGCTGGTCGCCTACCTCGCCGGGGACTCGACCGTGTGCGACCAGCCCGCCGCCCCGTACACCGGGTGGGGCCAGATGATCACGACCGCGGTCCTCCCGGGTGCGGCCATCGCCAACTATGCGGATTCCGGGGAGAGTTCGGGGAGTTTCCTGAGCAACTCGGCACTGTTCCCGACGCTCTTGGCCAAGGTCAGGGCGAACGACCCGGTCTTCATCCAGTTCGGCCACAACGACAAGCAGACCAGCGCTTCCGCGTACCGGAGCAACCTCACCTCCATGATCACGCAGGTGCGCGGCAAGGGCGGCGTCCCCGTCCTGGTGACTCCGCCGGTCCGCCGGCTGTTCGACGGCAACCGCCTCACGCCCACGGCGCTGCATGTCAACGGCCTCGGCGTGGACCTCCCGGCCCAGATGCGCGCGGTCGGCGCGGCACAAGGGGTGCCGGTCATCGACCTGACGGCCCAGAGCAAGACGCTGATCGAGTCGCTGGGCCCGACCGCCTCCGCACAGCTGTATCTGCGCTCCTCCGTCGACGGCGTCACGGACAACACCCACTTCTCGCAGTACGGCGCGACCCGCATCGACGACCTGGTGCTCCAGAGCATCCGGGGCCAACACCTGCCCCTGGCCTCGTACTTGCGCTGA
- a CDS encoding GDSL-type esterase/lipase family protein: MKKLRILLTTALLIALSSLGVHTASAADSTAAPCGGGSPATAQAARAAAEPVTVWLAGDSTMANPSARCPVGWGSQFAALFNSEVTVKNQAVGGRSIQTWLYDPNVTSTKGADGECVINPGTYSARWQAMLNASTGMKTGDYLFIQFGINDSSSTCPRHVGPARYQQLLTMMAQAALARGAHPIVLTPVAAITCSGGTATKNRGFATETFAAGAATGAPVIDLQTLSVSLYNSLRFCPNNGDYGSGPVGAFFCDDHTHFETYGAQRIAGLVADDVRRQNLPLAAHLK, translated from the coding sequence ATGAAGAAGTTACGGATCCTCCTGACGACCGCGTTGCTGATCGCCTTGTCGAGCCTCGGCGTTCACACCGCATCGGCAGCCGACAGCACCGCGGCGCCCTGCGGCGGCGGCTCGCCCGCCACCGCTCAGGCCGCACGAGCCGCGGCCGAACCGGTCACCGTCTGGCTGGCCGGTGACTCCACCATGGCCAATCCGAGCGCCCGTTGCCCGGTCGGCTGGGGCAGCCAGTTCGCCGCCCTGTTCAACAGCGAGGTGACCGTCAAGAACCAGGCGGTGGGCGGACGCAGCATCCAGACCTGGCTGTACGACCCGAACGTGACCAGCACCAAGGGCGCCGACGGCGAGTGCGTCATCAACCCCGGGACGTACTCGGCCCGTTGGCAGGCCATGCTGAACGCGAGCACCGGGATGAAGACCGGCGACTACCTCTTCATCCAGTTCGGCATCAACGACTCGTCCTCGACCTGCCCCCGACACGTCGGCCCGGCCCGCTACCAGCAGTTGCTGACCATGATGGCGCAGGCCGCGCTGGCCCGCGGCGCACACCCGATCGTGCTCACCCCGGTGGCCGCCATCACCTGTTCCGGCGGTACGGCGACCAAGAACCGCGGCTTCGCCACCGAGACCTTCGCGGCCGGAGCCGCCACCGGAGCACCGGTCATCGACCTCCAGACCCTGAGCGTCTCGCTCTACAACAGCCTGCGCTTCTGCCCGAACAACGGCGACTACGGATCAGGTCCCGTCGGCGCCTTCTTCTGCGACGACCACACGCACTTCGAAACGTACGGCGCACAGCGGATCGCGGGGCTCGTCGCCGACGACGTACGCCGTCAGAACCTCCCGCTAGCCGCACATCTCAAGTAG
- a CDS encoding poly(ethylene terephthalate) hydrolase family protein — translation MPPSVTGIPVAAKLRAVVVMAVLGLIAALFSLQPASAADNPYQRGPDPTVSSVAAQRGTFATSQISVPPGNGFNGAKIYYPTDTSLGTWGAVAVVPGYTAKWDAVLDRHEAGRSLSVEALAPSPTYRNCTPG, via the coding sequence ATGCCCCCGTCCGTCACCGGGATCCCCGTCGCAGCGAAGCTCAGAGCGGTCGTGGTCATGGCCGTGCTCGGTCTCATCGCCGCCCTGTTCTCGCTCCAGCCCGCCTCGGCCGCGGACAACCCCTACCAACGCGGCCCGGACCCGACGGTGAGCAGCGTCGCGGCCCAACGAGGCACGTTCGCCACCAGCCAGATCAGCGTGCCGCCCGGCAACGGCTTCAACGGCGCGAAGATCTACTACCCGACCGACACCAGCCTCGGCACGTGGGGCGCGGTCGCGGTCGTACCCGGCTACACCGCCAAGTGGGACGCCGTCCTCGACCGGCACGAGGCCGGACGCAGTCTGTCGGTCGAGGCCCTTGCACCGTCACCCACGTACCGCAACTGCACACCTGGCTAG
- a CDS encoding helix-turn-helix transcriptional regulator, with translation MPLHHAVLALLTRRPNHGYELKARFEEAVGPQWGGLNIGHLYQILERLVRDGYVSRSQVTQADRPDKNLYTLTEAGEAELRSWATTAWVRVGGFRDELFLKLLGAVALGPQALTTLIESQRQTYLSELAGLAQQRRAHAAEPLVAVLIDAAIAHTKADLGLLDSAAQHLGPLATAQSAQPSEPSRSQAQGDTGEAGGHSGMRGDRTESA, from the coding sequence ATGCCGCTCCACCACGCCGTGCTCGCGTTGCTGACCCGGCGACCGAATCACGGATACGAACTCAAGGCCCGGTTCGAGGAGGCCGTCGGCCCGCAGTGGGGCGGCCTGAACATCGGTCACCTCTACCAGATCCTCGAACGGCTGGTCCGCGACGGCTATGTCTCGCGCTCGCAGGTCACGCAGGCCGACCGGCCCGACAAGAACCTCTACACGCTCACCGAGGCGGGCGAGGCCGAGCTGCGCTCGTGGGCGACCACCGCCTGGGTGCGCGTCGGCGGCTTCCGCGACGAGCTGTTCCTGAAGCTGCTCGGCGCCGTCGCGCTGGGGCCGCAGGCCCTGACCACGCTGATCGAGTCACAGCGGCAGACGTACCTGTCCGAGCTCGCGGGCCTGGCACAGCAGCGCCGCGCCCACGCCGCCGAGCCGCTGGTCGCCGTCCTGATCGACGCCGCCATCGCGCACACCAAGGCAGACCTGGGACTGCTGGACAGCGCCGCACAGCATCTGGGCCCGCTCGCCACGGCACAGAGCGCGCAGCCGTCGGAGCCCTCACGCTCACAGGCGCAGGGCGACACCGGCGAGGCCGGCGGTCACAGCGGGATGAGAGGGGACCGTACGGAGTCCGCCTAG
- a CDS encoding ABC transporter ATP-binding protein — protein MAVSVALRGVSRRYPGLTALDEVDLEVAAGEVVMLTGPSGAGKSTVLHVTGGMDQPDEGHVEIDGTQLVPRDLDRHRRRIGFVFQRFHLLPALTVLDNVLAPVLPRRVDFDRRARGMELLEAVGLDQRADALPSQLSGGQQQRVAVARALINRPGLLLADEPTGNLDSVIGREIIDLLMSLRERYGMTMLIASHDAEVAANGDRVVRLQDGRITSDQRVTPSGDVLDRLGGLRP, from the coding sequence ATGGCTGTGAGCGTGGCGTTGCGCGGGGTGAGCCGGCGGTATCCCGGGCTGACCGCTCTGGACGAGGTCGACCTGGAGGTCGCGGCCGGCGAGGTGGTGATGCTGACCGGGCCGTCCGGCGCCGGCAAGTCCACCGTCCTGCATGTGACGGGCGGCATGGACCAGCCCGACGAGGGGCACGTCGAGATCGACGGCACCCAGTTGGTGCCCCGGGACCTGGACCGTCACCGGCGGCGTATCGGCTTCGTCTTCCAGCGCTTCCACCTGCTGCCCGCACTGACCGTGCTGGACAACGTGCTCGCCCCCGTCCTGCCGCGCAGGGTGGACTTCGACCGGCGTGCGCGCGGCATGGAGCTGCTCGAAGCCGTCGGCCTGGACCAGCGGGCCGACGCCCTGCCCTCGCAGTTGTCGGGCGGCCAGCAGCAACGCGTCGCCGTCGCACGCGCGTTGATCAACCGGCCGGGACTGTTATTGGCCGACGAGCCCACGGGCAACCTGGACAGCGTCATCGGACGGGAGATCATCGACCTGCTGATGTCGCTGCGCGAGCGCTACGGGATGACGATGCTGATCGCGTCCCACGACGCGGAAGTCGCCGCCAACGGCGACCGGGTGGTGCGTTTGCAGGACGGCAGGATCACCTCGGACCAGCGGGTCACGCCGTCCGGCGACGTGCTGGACCGGCTGGGGGGCCTGCGCCCGTGA
- a CDS encoding ABC transporter permease, with protein MILDQLRRRRGRALALAAGILVAATSFTLLTATVSTSQATTVGTVRKNARSAYDVLVRPPDSQTDVERQSGLVTPNFLSGTFGGITMDQYRRIDDMPGVDVAAPVANIGYLMVASTVTVDVSRFLDGTASRQILRISPTLTSGLGTYRTSDEYVYLTRSPLTSASESDGLFESDTLETGAADKSTQRYRIKGKYDVCFYFNWDKSEQTEFNLDLPLKPNIIAEDLRDRSPFDPDLSSRMNCQSGQDKATIDVPVSYPVLLSAIDPVAEDRLVGLGDTIASGRMLTEQDKPWKVSGAKSVHGQRDSYIPALLSDNPLTTGTLDATVERLDVGDPAALPSKLGNPTASSFVRGLHGTTVGRTRVDLSKGYRKALTEDSFDTGSYWTVGPVTYRRTSDGDLAAQPRPPQKPSLWVTNSNEQPFPNVPEENHQGTQYRKVTSHAATNCIGLGTCDGVDSGRLPNPFVHLVGRYDTGKLPGFSPLSDTPLETYQTPQVTGADSATRAKLNGKPLQPDRNLGGYVSPPPTMLTTMQSITALTKSRRVAGLQDKAPVSAIRIRVAGVTGVDTASRARVNAVAGAIRTAYPQLQVDVTVGSSPAPQTVTLSASAQVTEGWVAKGVALRILRAVDTKSAVLFVLVLVVCALFLGQAALASVRSRRSEIGTLRCLGWSRGEVLRLVLGELAVIGLAAGAAGTVLAYVLGRVLGQPEAGPKSLLVLPVALLLATAAGLIPAWLATRLGPMEAVRPPVTAARRTRPVRSVAGLAVLNLLRVRGRTLLGAAGLALGVAAFTVLLALTLAFRGEVAGSLLGSAVVAQAREADYLSVALSLLLGAAGAIDVLVISQRERAADLAVLRATGWTNRELAKLTLYEGIGLALLGGLSGAVAGLAGVLTLGRGVLHGHLFTVAGAALLATLAATALVVAALTVPIRGLSRIAPAHLLAAD; from the coding sequence ATGATCCTCGATCAGCTCCGGCGGCGGCGCGGGCGCGCGCTGGCCCTGGCCGCCGGCATCCTGGTGGCGGCGACCAGTTTCACCCTGCTGACCGCGACGGTGAGCACGAGCCAGGCGACCACCGTGGGCACGGTACGCAAGAACGCGCGGTCCGCGTACGACGTCCTGGTACGCCCGCCCGACTCGCAGACGGACGTGGAGCGGCAGAGCGGTCTGGTCACGCCGAACTTCCTGTCCGGCACGTTCGGCGGCATCACCATGGACCAGTACCGGCGCATCGACGACATGCCCGGGGTCGACGTGGCCGCGCCGGTCGCCAACATCGGCTACCTCATGGTGGCGAGCACCGTCACCGTGGACGTGTCCCGCTTCCTGGACGGCACGGCGTCCCGGCAGATCCTGCGCATCAGCCCGACGCTCACCTCCGGACTCGGCACCTACCGCACCTCCGACGAGTACGTCTACCTCACCCGCTCCCCCCTGACGTCGGCGTCGGAGTCGGACGGCCTCTTCGAGTCCGACACCCTGGAAACGGGCGCGGCGGACAAGAGCACCCAGCGGTATCGGATCAAGGGGAAGTACGACGTCTGCTTCTACTTCAACTGGGACAAGTCAGAGCAGACCGAGTTCAACTTGGATCTGCCGTTGAAGCCGAACATCATCGCCGAGGACCTCAGGGACAGGTCGCCGTTCGACCCGGACCTGAGTTCGCGGATGAACTGCCAGTCCGGCCAGGACAAGGCCACCATCGACGTTCCGGTCAGTTACCCCGTGCTGCTGTCCGCCATCGACCCGGTGGCCGAGGACCGGCTGGTGGGCCTGGGCGACACCATCGCCTCGGGCCGGATGCTCACCGAGCAGGACAAGCCGTGGAAGGTGTCGGGCGCCAAGAGCGTCCACGGACAGCGCGACTCCTACATCCCGGCGCTGCTCAGCGACAACCCGCTGACCACCGGCACGCTCGACGCCACCGTCGAACGGCTCGACGTCGGCGACCCGGCCGCGCTGCCCTCAAAACTGGGCAACCCGACGGCCAGCAGCTTCGTCCGAGGCCTGCACGGCACAACGGTGGGCAGGACCCGAGTCGACCTGAGCAAGGGCTACCGGAAGGCACTGACCGAGGACTCGTTCGACACCGGCAGCTACTGGACGGTCGGCCCGGTCACCTACCGCCGGACCTCCGACGGCGACCTCGCCGCGCAGCCGCGGCCGCCGCAGAAGCCCAGCCTGTGGGTCACCAACTCGAACGAGCAGCCGTTCCCCAACGTCCCCGAGGAGAACCACCAGGGCACCCAGTACCGGAAGGTGACCAGTCACGCCGCCACGAACTGCATCGGACTGGGTACGTGCGACGGCGTGGACTCCGGACGCCTGCCCAATCCCTTCGTCCACCTGGTCGGCCGCTACGACACCGGCAAACTGCCCGGCTTCTCACCCCTGTCCGACACCCCGTTGGAGACCTACCAGACGCCACAGGTCACCGGCGCGGACAGCGCGACCCGAGCGAAGCTCAACGGCAAGCCGCTGCAACCCGACCGCAACCTGGGCGGCTACGTCAGCCCACCGCCCACCATGCTGACGACGATGCAGTCCATCACCGCGCTCACCAAGAGCCGCCGCGTCGCGGGCCTTCAGGACAAGGCGCCGGTCAGCGCGATCAGGATCCGGGTGGCCGGAGTGACCGGCGTCGACACCGCCTCCCGGGCACGGGTGAACGCCGTGGCCGGGGCGATCCGGACCGCCTACCCCCAGCTCCAGGTCGACGTCACCGTCGGCAGTTCGCCCGCACCGCAGACGGTGACGCTGAGTGCCTCGGCGCAGGTGACGGAGGGCTGGGTCGCCAAGGGCGTGGCACTGCGCATTCTCAGGGCGGTGGACACCAAGAGCGCGGTGCTCTTCGTGCTGGTCCTCGTCGTGTGCGCGCTCTTCCTCGGCCAGGCCGCGCTGGCCTCGGTGCGCTCACGTCGCAGCGAGATCGGCACGCTGCGCTGCCTGGGCTGGAGCCGTGGCGAAGTGCTCCGCCTGGTCCTCGGCGAACTGGCGGTGATCGGCCTCGCCGCCGGAGCCGCGGGCACGGTGCTCGCGTACGTACTGGGCCGAGTGCTGGGCCAGCCCGAAGCCGGCCCCAAGTCACTCCTCGTGCTCCCGGTGGCGCTCCTCCTGGCCACGGCGGCGGGACTGATCCCCGCCTGGCTCGCCACCCGGCTGGGACCGATGGAAGCCGTCCGGCCCCCGGTGACGGCGGCCCGCCGCACGCGCCCGGTGCGTTCGGTGGCCGGACTGGCCGTTCTCAACCTGCTGCGGGTGCGGGGCCGCACGCTGCTGGGTGCGGCAGGACTGGCGCTGGGAGTGGCCGCCTTCACGGTGCTGCTCGCCCTGACTCTGGCCTTCCGGGGCGAGGTGGCCGGGTCGCTGCTCGGCAGCGCCGTGGTGGCGCAGGCCCGCGAGGCCGACTACCTCAGCGTCGCCCTGTCGTTGCTGTTGGGCGCCGCCGGCGCCATCGACGTCCTGGTCATCTCACAGCGCGAACGCGCCGCCGATCTCGCGGTGCTGCGGGCGACCGGCTGGACCAACCGCGAGCTGGCGAAGCTGACCCTCTACGAGGGAATCGGACTGGCTCTGCTGGGCGGCCTGTCCGGTGCGGTGGCCGGCCTGGCCGGGGTACTGACCCTCGGCCGGGGCGTGCTGCACGGACACCTGTTCACCGTCGCCGGCGCCGCACTGCTGGCCACGCTCGCGGCGACCGCCCTGGTGGTGGCGGCTCTGACGGTGCCGATCCGGGGTCTGTCCCGGATCGCCCCCGCCCACCTGCTCGCCGCCGACTGA
- a CDS encoding SRPBCC family protein, whose product MSGQFEAVVEIDRPVKEVYDYLADGRNDPQFSPRVLGIERVPDEPTAVGTVFRSTVKDAGMKTAREFRITALDAPVRIRWAEVSKNSVTVREGGYDLESLPDGRTRVRIFNVLDGHGLGRLLVGLALVAARKDAPAFGARIKAAAETAISPG is encoded by the coding sequence ATGTCCGGACAGTTCGAAGCGGTCGTCGAGATCGACCGGCCCGTGAAGGAGGTGTACGACTACCTCGCCGACGGGCGCAACGATCCGCAGTTCAGCCCCCGGGTCCTCGGGATCGAGCGGGTCCCGGACGAGCCGACCGCTGTGGGCACGGTCTTCCGGAGCACCGTGAAGGACGCCGGCATGAAGACCGCTCGGGAGTTCCGCATCACCGCACTGGACGCTCCGGTGAGGATCCGCTGGGCTGAGGTGTCCAAGAACAGCGTGACGGTGCGCGAGGGCGGCTACGACCTGGAGTCCCTGCCCGATGGCAGGACTCGTGTCCGCATCTTCAACGTCCTGGACGGCCATGGACTGGGCAGGCTGCTGGTCGGTCTGGCACTGGTCGCGGCCCGCAAGGACGCGCCTGCCTTCGGGGCCCGGATCAAGGCTGCCGCGGAGACGGCGATCTCGCCTGGCTGA
- a CDS encoding SDR family oxidoreductase translates to MDINNSVALVTGANRGLGRAFAQRLLERGARKVYATARRPETVDLPGVEVLALDITDPASVRAAAEAAPDVSLLINNAGISTGTDLVTGSLDAVRHELETNMFGHLGMIREFAPSLARNGGGAIVNLLSAMSWFGGKGAGAYHLTKAAAWAMTNGVRLELAEQGTLVTAVHLGLADTDMAAGWPVDKIAPSDLADAALDGVEAGSAEVLADQWSRDVKSRLPLAPEEFNAAMGRALAALMAA, encoded by the coding sequence ATGGACATCAACAACTCAGTTGCCCTTGTCACCGGAGCCAACCGCGGCCTGGGCCGCGCCTTCGCCCAGCGCCTGCTCGAACGGGGCGCCCGCAAGGTCTACGCGACGGCCCGCCGACCGGAGACCGTGGACCTGCCCGGGGTCGAGGTGCTGGCCCTCGACATCACCGATCCCGCATCCGTGAGGGCCGCCGCCGAGGCCGCCCCGGACGTCTCGCTCCTCATCAACAACGCGGGAATCAGTACGGGGACCGACCTGGTGACCGGTTCGCTGGACGCGGTGCGGCACGAGCTGGAGACCAACATGTTCGGCCACCTGGGAATGATCCGGGAGTTCGCGCCGTCGCTCGCCAGGAACGGCGGGGGCGCGATCGTCAACCTCCTCTCCGCCATGTCGTGGTTCGGGGGCAAGGGCGCAGGCGCCTACCACCTGACCAAGGCCGCCGCATGGGCCATGACCAACGGCGTCCGCCTGGAACTCGCCGAGCAGGGCACGCTCGTCACGGCGGTGCACCTCGGCCTGGCCGACACCGACATGGCCGCGGGCTGGCCGGTGGACAAGATCGCTCCGTCGGACCTGGCCGACGCGGCGCTGGACGGTGTCGAGGCGGGCTCCGCTGAGGTCCTCGCCGACCAGTGGAGTCGGGACGTCAAGTCCCGTCTGCCGCTGGCGCCGGAAGAGTTCAACGCCGCGATGGGCCGCGCCCTGGCTGCGCTGATGGCGGCGTGA
- a CDS encoding MerR family transcriptional regulator, which yields MTVTETATERLIRIGEVARGAGVSVRAVRYYEQQGLLIAERSPSGQRLYRQDAISRVRFFQQMFAAGLTSRRITELMPCWDAGHTDADQRAMLRAERDRIQAKVDDLQAALNRLDEVIAITDTHP from the coding sequence ATGACCGTCACCGAGACCGCGACCGAGCGGCTGATCCGCATCGGCGAGGTGGCGCGGGGTGCCGGCGTCTCGGTTCGCGCCGTGCGCTACTACGAGCAACAAGGGCTGCTCATCGCGGAGCGCAGCCCATCCGGCCAGCGCCTCTACCGACAGGACGCCATCTCCCGGGTCCGCTTCTTCCAGCAGATGTTCGCCGCCGGCCTGACCAGCCGACGGATCACCGAACTCATGCCGTGCTGGGACGCCGGGCACACCGACGCCGACCAACGAGCCATGCTGCGCGCCGAACGCGACCGCATCCAGGCCAAGGTCGATGATCTACAGGCCGCCCTGAACCGCCTCGACGAGGTCATCGCGATCACGGACACCCACCCCTAG
- a CDS encoding maleylpyruvate isomerase family mycothiol-dependent enzyme, which produces MTDSLEYSALLQLIDERSAAFRSAVAAAPSLDAPVPSCPEWTLSDLVQHLGTGQRWWAAIVTAGPAEAPPAKDAAKAPREPEALLAWYAESNELLLRALREAGPERECWAWWRAGVSPANAWGVARRRVHEVLVHTYDAQLAAGAVQPMPSDVAIDGVAEFLDTCNSTPAAWPHEAATIHYHATEGRSWLLTLDDTGAWPAPLTDDAAPASASATGTAEQLLLFVWGRRTLSDLKIEGDQQVFEQLIAWEPEE; this is translated from the coding sequence GTGACAGACAGCCTCGAGTATTCCGCCCTGCTGCAACTGATCGACGAGCGGTCGGCCGCGTTCCGGAGCGCGGTTGCCGCCGCGCCCAGCCTTGACGCGCCGGTGCCGTCCTGCCCCGAGTGGACGTTGTCCGATCTGGTGCAACACCTGGGTACGGGCCAGCGCTGGTGGGCCGCGATCGTCACTGCGGGCCCGGCCGAGGCTCCGCCGGCCAAGGATGCCGCGAAGGCGCCGCGCGAGCCCGAGGCACTGCTGGCCTGGTACGCCGAGTCGAACGAGCTGCTCCTGCGTGCGCTGCGCGAGGCCGGCCCGGAGCGTGAGTGCTGGGCGTGGTGGCGCGCCGGTGTGTCGCCGGCGAATGCCTGGGGCGTTGCCCGGCGCCGGGTGCACGAGGTGCTGGTGCACACCTACGACGCCCAGCTCGCCGCAGGCGCCGTTCAGCCGATGCCGTCGGACGTCGCGATCGACGGCGTGGCCGAGTTTCTCGACACCTGCAACTCCACCCCGGCGGCCTGGCCGCACGAAGCCGCCACCATCCACTACCACGCCACCGAGGGCCGCTCCTGGCTCCTCACGTTGGACGACACCGGCGCCTGGCCCGCGCCCCTCACGGACGATGCCGCGCCCGCCTCCGCTTCGGCCACGGGCACGGCCGAGCAGCTGCTCCTCTTCGTCTGGGGCCGCCGCACGCTGAGCGACCTGAAGATCGAGGGCGACCAGCAGGTGTTCGAGCAGCTGATCGCCTGGGAGCCCGAGGAGTAG